The following is a genomic window from Solanum stenotomum isolate F172 chromosome 4, ASM1918654v1, whole genome shotgun sequence.
GAGAGTGGGAAGATTAAGATGGAGCAGAAACAAGTGGAAATAGTTAAGCATATGATGCGATGCAAAGATTACAAGCATGCTTGTTCTCAAATCCAGTCTAATTCTACGCCAGATGCAGCATCGTGTGCTCTCCAAGTCCAAGATCAACAAAAAGAGGAGCACGAAAACCATATAAGACATGATCTAAATTATGAGATCAAGGAAGATCATGTTTGCATTGTTTGTGGCATCAAGAATAGCTCTTTCCGGTGTAAAGATTGTGAGTTATGGATCCATGATGAATGTAAAGTTTTACCCGAAAAATACAAGCACTACAACCACAAAGATCACATCCTCTCTCTGTTTTTCCTTCCTGAAGAATATCGAATCAGAAAACTCTGCTGCGATATTTGCCACAAACAATTGCAGTATGTCTTTTGGGTTTATTATTGTCTCCCCTGTAGATTCTTTGTACACATCAAATGCGCGGATAAAAAGATGTAAGTTTAATTTCTCCTGTCCTTACTAGATCTCTGCCAATTGTCCATTTCTAGCTTACAAGGTAAATCCTTCACTTGGCTTTCAGGACTACTGAAGAAAACGTGGAACATTACACCGAGTTCAACATGGTCCAGCTGCCGGTAGCTAATGCAGCGGTGAAACTCACTAGCCGATTTCTCAAGCAAAATTGCCTCCTAACTATTCCAAGACCATCGCAGATAGTAATTCTTCACAACAACCGTCATTTGTTACTTCTCTTATCCAAAATAAAAGCGGATGATGAGTTAGTTTGTGATGGTTGTATTGAGCCCATTGTTGACGAGTACTATTATAGTTGTCAACAATGCAGCTATTTTCTTCATGATACTTGTTCCCAATTACCCAGTTATCTCGAGTTATCGAAACATCCAAGTCATGATGATCAACTTCACATAAATCATCCCAAGTACTTCTTTTCAGTGGTGAAATGCAGTGAATGTCAATCCGAGACTAATGGTTGGTCTTTTGAATGTAGAGATCAATCTCATCAATTCCTCCTGGATATGAAATGTACCTTCATTCCTACTTATATTAATCATAAAGCACATACGCATCCCCTTACTCGAAATCCAAATACCATAAAAATAGATTCT
Proteins encoded in this region:
- the LOC125861587 gene encoding uncharacterized protein LOC125861587; protein product: MNQESGKIKMEQKQVEIVKHMMRCKDYKHACSQIQSNSTPDAASCALQVQDQQKEEHENHIRHDLNYEIKEDHVCIVCGIKNSSFRCKDCELWIHDECKVLPEKYKHYNHKDHILSLFFLPEEYRIRKLCCDICHKQLQYVFWVYYCLPCRFFVHIKCADKKMTTEENVEHYTEFNMVQLPVANAAVKLTSRFLKQNCLLTIPRPSQIVILHNNRHLLLLLSKIKADDELVCDGCIEPIVDEYYYSCQQCSYFLHDTCSQLPSYLELSKHPSHDDQLHINHPKYFFSVVKCSECQSETNGWSFECRDQSHQFLLDMKCTFIPTYINHKAHTHPLTRNPNTIKIDSDCNACGKSLSGSTSYCCSDCHFYLGIDCALLPPKIINKWDEHSLLLMYPPFPKNPDDFLCEICEEYVHPKHWVYHCKECDQSFHPHCISRLSENRNIKFGGTIEIAEHHLKLVERGKYGSRCECDGCNNKSLDKENALQCTKCDVHICRKCALNNLEDVTTISPCNGILI